A window of Nicotiana tabacum cultivar K326 chromosome 24, ASM71507v2, whole genome shotgun sequence contains these coding sequences:
- the LOC107787903 gene encoding zinc finger A20 and AN1 domain-containing stress-associated protein 4-like yields MAEEHGFEAQEGHILCANNCGFFGSSTTQNFCSKCYHEIYLAQQSQQKPIDSLFPLQPPVPAASSSVVVLPEPLKLEKKPAAVVEPVVQPNRCSVCRKKVGLTGFKCRCGTTFCGTHRYPEIHGCTFDFKSMGREAIAKANPLVKAEKLEKI; encoded by the coding sequence ATGGCGGAAGAGCATGGTTTTGAGGCACAAGAAGGGCACATATTATGCGCAAACAACTGTGGATTCTTCGGCAGCTCAACAACCCAAAATTTCTGCTCCAAATGTTACCATGAAATTTATTTAGCTCAACAATCCCAACAAAAGCCCATTGATTCTCTCTTTCCTCTGCAGCCACCGGTTCCCGCCGCCAGCTCATCGGTGGTGGTGTTGCCGGAACCGTTAAAATTAGAGAAAAAACCGGCGGCTGTTGTCGAACCGGTGGTGCAGCCAAACCGGTGTTCGGTTTGTAGGAAGAAAGTGGGGTTGACCGGGTTCAAGTGTAGGTGTGGGACCACTTTTTGTGGGACCCATCGATACCCGGAGATCCATGGCTGCACGTTTGATTTCAAGTCTATGGGGAGAGAAGCTATTGCTAAGGCGAATCCTTTGGTTAAAGCTGAGAAATTGGAAAAGATTTAA